Proteins from a genomic interval of Chryseobacterium indologenes:
- a CDS encoding J domain-containing protein codes for MAYIDYYKILGVDKSATQDDIKKAYRKLARKLHPDLNPDDKESEKKFKELNEANEVLSNPENRAKYDKYGENWKHGEEYEKAQQQQRQYQRQHQNYGGGFSGADFGEGEDFSDFFQDMFGGSTGGFGRNSRGRASGKFKGQDIQAELNLNLRDAAKTHPQTFEINGRKVRITIPAGVYDGQQIKLKGHGNPGVNGGPSGDLYITFNIPVDPDFERIGDDLKTKVPIDLYTAVLGGDVKVNTLDSTVNLKVKPETQNGVTVRLKGKGFPVYKKEGEYGDLFVTYEVKLPTNLTDKQKELFEQLKNS; via the coding sequence ATGGCTTATATAGATTACTATAAAATTTTAGGCGTAGATAAAAGCGCAACACAGGATGACATTAAAAAAGCCTACCGTAAGCTGGCTAGAAAACTGCATCCTGATCTCAATCCTGATGATAAAGAATCAGAAAAAAAATTTAAAGAGCTGAACGAAGCTAATGAAGTCCTCAGTAATCCTGAAAATCGTGCCAAATACGATAAATATGGAGAAAACTGGAAACATGGTGAAGAGTATGAAAAAGCCCAGCAGCAGCAAAGACAGTATCAACGCCAGCATCAGAATTATGGCGGAGGATTCTCCGGTGCTGATTTTGGCGAAGGCGAAGATTTCTCTGATTTCTTCCAGGATATGTTTGGCGGCAGCACAGGAGGTTTTGGAAGAAACTCAAGAGGAAGGGCTTCCGGGAAGTTCAAAGGGCAGGATATACAGGCTGAGTTGAACCTTAATTTAAGAGATGCCGCAAAAACACATCCGCAGACTTTCGAAATCAACGGAAGGAAAGTAAGAATTACTATTCCGGCAGGAGTATATGATGGGCAACAGATCAAATTGAAAGGTCATGGAAATCCGGGAGTAAACGGAGGCCCTAGCGGAGATTTGTATATTACCTTTAATATTCCCGTGGATCCGGACTTTGAAAGAATTGGTGATGATTTAAAAACTAAAGTACCTATTGATTTATATACTGCTGTTTTAGGTGGTGATGTAAAAGTGAATACTTTAGATAGCACTGTAAATCTCAAAGTAAAACCGGAAACCCAAAACGGAGTTACGGTAAGATTGAAAGGAAAAGGTTTTCCTGTATACAAAAAAGAGGGAGAGTATGGTGATCTTTTTGTAACCTATGAAGTAAAATTGCCAACGAATCTTACAGATAAGCAGAAAGAACTTTTTGAACAACTAAAAAACTCCTAG
- a CDS encoding dicarboxylate/amino acid:cation symporter, translating into MREVLKNYSGIIFLLLGITIGSVIGIVTPDFVEYIKPVGDIFLNLLFVSVVPLVFFAVSNSIASLEQQSEFGRIILVMALTFLFFILTAAVFTIGAVYLFPVSGISGSSQVVTETASDESWGNRIVSFFTVGEFTALFSRQNMLALLIFAFMTGFAARKTGEAGQPFRVFIASGYEVMKELLLLVMKLAPIGLGAYFAFQVATLGPQLFGFYAKPLGLYYIAGIIYFLVFFSLYAFMAQGQNGVKNFWKNAIYPTLTAISTCSSFATMPANLQAASKIGIPNPIANLVIPIGTTLHKNGSSMSSIIKIYVAFLIIGKDFFDPANLLLALGITVFVSIVAGGIPNGGYIGEMLMISVYKLPQEAIPAVMIIGTLVDPLATVLNSVGDIVAAMFVNRFVKV; encoded by the coding sequence ATGAGAGAGGTACTAAAAAATTACTCAGGAATCATATTTTTATTATTAGGAATTACTATTGGAAGTGTTATCGGAATTGTAACCCCTGATTTTGTGGAATATATAAAGCCTGTCGGAGATATATTTCTTAATCTCCTATTTGTAAGTGTGGTCCCACTCGTATTTTTTGCAGTATCCAATTCTATCGCATCTCTTGAGCAACAATCTGAATTTGGAAGAATTATTCTTGTAATGGCCCTTACCTTTTTGTTTTTCATTTTGACAGCGGCCGTTTTTACGATCGGTGCGGTTTACCTTTTTCCTGTTTCAGGAATTTCGGGAAGTTCGCAGGTAGTCACAGAGACAGCCAGTGACGAAAGCTGGGGAAACAGAATTGTCAGTTTTTTCACGGTAGGAGAATTTACGGCTCTTTTTTCAAGGCAAAATATGCTGGCGCTACTTATTTTTGCTTTCATGACAGGTTTTGCAGCCAGGAAAACGGGAGAAGCAGGACAGCCTTTCAGAGTTTTTATTGCTTCGGGGTATGAGGTAATGAAGGAATTGCTCTTACTGGTTATGAAGCTTGCCCCTATCGGTTTGGGTGCTTATTTTGCATTTCAGGTTGCTACTCTGGGGCCACAGCTTTTTGGATTCTATGCTAAACCTTTGGGGCTGTATTATATTGCAGGTATCATCTATTTTCTTGTTTTCTTTTCACTTTATGCGTTTATGGCGCAAGGCCAGAATGGAGTTAAAAACTTTTGGAAGAATGCGATCTATCCTACCCTGACAGCAATCAGTACATGCAGCAGTTTTGCTACCATGCCTGCCAATTTACAGGCGGCTTCCAAAATTGGAATTCCCAATCCTATTGCCAATCTTGTGATCCCGATCGGTACCACGTTGCATAAAAACGGGTCTTCTATGTCGTCAATTATTAAAATCTACGTTGCTTTTCTTATTATCGGAAAGGATTTTTTTGATCCTGCCAACTTACTTTTAGCTTTAGGAATCACTGTATTTGTTAGTATTGTAGCAGGCGGAATCCCGAACGGCGGATATATTGGAGAAATGTTGATGATCTCTGTATATAAATTACCACAGGAAGCTATCCCGGCGGTAATGATTATCGGGACCCTGGTTGATCCTCTGGCGACTGTTCTGAATTCTGTGGGCGATATTGTCGCTGCAATGTTTGTGAACCGGTTTGTGAAGGTGTAA
- a CDS encoding pyridoxal-phosphate dependent enzyme has product MKYAKNILETIGNTPLVQLNKVLGEDFPALVLAKVETFNPGNSVKDRMALKMIEDAEKDGRLKPGGTIIEGTSGNTGMGLALAAIIKGYKCIFVTNSKQSKEKCDILRAVGAEVIVCPTDVKPTDPRSYYSVSKRLAKETENGWYVNQYDNLSNRAAHYESTAPEIWEQTEGKLTHFVVGAGTGGTITGCGTFFKEKNKDIKVIGVDTYGSILKEFHETGELHYDHAYTYITEGIGEDIIPENYDMSVIDHFEKVTDKDGAIYARKLAKEEGIFCGYSAGSAIASLVQMKDQFTKDDVIVVLLHDHGSRYVGKIYNDEWMKEMGWLE; this is encoded by the coding sequence ATGAAATACGCAAAAAATATTCTTGAAACGATAGGTAATACTCCACTTGTACAACTTAACAAAGTATTGGGTGAAGACTTTCCAGCCTTAGTTTTAGCAAAAGTAGAAACATTCAATCCCGGGAATTCCGTAAAGGACAGAATGGCTCTTAAAATGATAGAAGATGCCGAAAAAGACGGCAGATTAAAACCTGGAGGAACCATTATAGAAGGAACTTCCGGTAATACAGGAATGGGGCTGGCCCTTGCTGCCATTATCAAAGGTTATAAATGTATCTTTGTAACCAATTCTAAACAGTCAAAAGAAAAGTGCGATATCCTTCGCGCTGTGGGAGCAGAGGTGATTGTTTGCCCTACCGATGTAAAGCCAACCGATCCTCGTTCTTATTATTCAGTATCCAAAAGGCTGGCAAAAGAAACGGAAAACGGATGGTACGTAAACCAATATGATAACTTGTCTAACAGAGCAGCTCATTACGAATCTACTGCTCCTGAAATCTGGGAACAAACGGAAGGAAAACTGACTCATTTTGTGGTAGGAGCCGGTACGGGAGGTACTATTACAGGATGCGGAACTTTTTTCAAGGAAAAAAATAAAGATATTAAGGTAATCGGAGTTGACACCTATGGTTCTATCCTTAAGGAGTTTCATGAAACAGGTGAATTACACTACGACCATGCTTATACTTACATCACAGAAGGAATTGGTGAAGACATTATTCCAGAAAACTATGATATGTCTGTTATTGACCATTTTGAAAAAGTAACGGACAAAGACGGAGCTATCTATGCCAGAAAGCTGGCTAAAGAAGAAGGAATCTTCTGTGGATATTCTGCGGGAAGTGCTATTGCTTCTTTGGTTCAGATGAAAGACCAATTTACAAAAGATGATGTCATCGTGGTCTTACTGCATGACCACGGATCAAGATATGTAGGTAAAATCTACAATGACGAATGGATGAAGGAAATGGGCTGGTTAGAATAA
- a CDS encoding ABC transporter permease, producing the protein MKFPLYFSRKIAFSKDNKNNLSRVIIFIGRLSVALGIIVSLITVATGFGSKKAIKERLADFSGHITVRSTRSNSSYNTSVLDNQGLNLAKIKELKDVESVQKYVTVTGIMRNEHNFSGIIFKGIGKDFDSLRFKKFLIAGTTPKVTEEGFNNNVTISQKIANDLHLKLNDSIVTVFLKADQKPLYRKFRIIGIYKTDIKLIDEQFVIGGINHARKIQDMKNDEIGGIDIFLKNVNDIDKDFPEIEKLIGYKNYAEKATEKFPQITDWISIFDTNIALIIIIMLIVVVINIIMVLLILIIERTNSIGLLKTLGASNSQIRATFINYTLIIMIPGLLYGNGIGLGLILIQKFFGIIKLNPENYYVSTVPVDLNPVAIISISVGILIISGLALIIPSYLISKISPVKAIKYN; encoded by the coding sequence TTGAAGTTTCCTTTATATTTCTCTAGAAAAATAGCATTTTCCAAAGATAACAAAAATAACCTTTCAAGGGTTATCATCTTCATTGGCAGGCTCTCCGTGGCACTCGGGATCATTGTCTCCCTTATCACAGTAGCTACCGGTTTTGGCTCCAAAAAAGCAATTAAAGAGAGACTTGCAGATTTCAGTGGACATATCACGGTACGATCAACCCGTTCCAACTCCTCATACAATACTTCAGTATTGGATAATCAAGGCCTTAATCTTGCAAAAATAAAAGAACTTAAGGATGTAGAAAGTGTACAGAAATATGTGACCGTTACAGGTATTATGCGTAACGAGCACAACTTTTCCGGAATTATTTTTAAAGGAATAGGAAAAGATTTTGACAGTTTACGATTCAAAAAATTTCTGATTGCCGGTACTACACCTAAGGTAACAGAAGAAGGCTTTAACAATAATGTAACAATCTCTCAGAAAATAGCAAACGATCTTCACCTTAAGTTGAATGACAGTATTGTAACTGTATTCTTAAAAGCTGACCAGAAACCCCTTTACCGTAAATTCAGAATTATTGGAATTTATAAAACGGATATTAAACTGATCGACGAACAGTTTGTAATAGGGGGAATCAACCACGCAAGAAAAATTCAGGACATGAAGAATGATGAAATTGGTGGAATTGATATTTTCCTGAAAAATGTAAACGATATCGACAAAGATTTCCCGGAAATTGAAAAATTGATCGGGTATAAAAACTATGCTGAAAAAGCAACTGAAAAATTCCCCCAGATTACAGACTGGATTAGTATTTTCGATACCAATATTGCTTTGATCATCATTATCATGCTTATTGTAGTGGTTATCAATATCATCATGGTACTTCTGATCCTTATCATCGAAAGAACCAATTCCATTGGCCTTCTTAAAACATTGGGGGCCAGCAATTCCCAAATCAGGGCAACCTTTATCAATTATACTCTTATCATTATGATTCCGGGTCTTTTATATGGAAACGGTATTGGTCTCGGCCTTATTTTGATTCAAAAATTCTTTGGTATTATAAAACTTAATCCGGAAAATTACTACGTCAGTACTGTTCCTGTAGATCTTAATCCTGTCGCGATTATTTCTATTTCAGTAGGAATTCTGATCATTTCAGGACTCGCTTTGATCATTCCGAGCTACCTGATCAGTAAAATTTCTCCGGTTAAAGCAATTAAGTATAACTAA
- a CDS encoding DUF779 domain-containing protein: METKISRLSVTEKALEVIHTLEDKYGPLMFYQAGGCCEGTQPQCFEKGGFFPRMNDAMIGTINNHEFWIDRDLFEYWKYSHFTLDVTDGFGPGGFSLETPLGKTFKVLYRLFTPEEYENLEPVQRNE, translated from the coding sequence ATGGAAACAAAAATATCAAGACTTTCCGTTACTGAAAAGGCCCTTGAAGTAATACATACCCTTGAAGACAAGTATGGGCCCCTAATGTTTTATCAGGCAGGAGGTTGCTGTGAAGGAACACAGCCACAATGTTTTGAAAAAGGTGGTTTTTTTCCGCGAATGAATGATGCGATGATCGGAACCATCAATAACCACGAATTCTGGATAGACCGTGATCTTTTTGAATACTGGAAATATTCCCATTTTACACTTGACGTCACCGATGGATTTGGTCCCGGCGGCTTTTCATTGGAAACCCCACTCGGTAAAACCTTTAAAGTGCTCTACAGGCTTTTCACCCCGGAAGAATATGAAAACCTTGAACCTGTACAACGCAATGAATAA
- a CDS encoding RagB/SusD family nutrient uptake outer membrane protein — protein sequence MKKNIIKISLVALTTFVSLTSCDRNLDQISSINEDQDQSMTRAESFRQALDGAYTAFKGSGYYNGDTGSQLIMGDLTTDNLVRTASGRNTNFAASNFEFSSDNSQTTGLYSAAYLAISRTNFVLSYINNGVLSGTQKTNIEAEARGLRAIAHFDIVRAYSQIPTQSAEAKNKIGIYYSEKYSPLNNTASRNLTVEQVYDKIIADLLFAADNITQNDADKGRLSKSAIYGLLSRVNLYKGDYANTIKYGELALGLSPSITAIDNFTRIWKENEGLSRITDGVLFQLSNAAAEPNNTVGAAYNQSVPSLRSEFVVDYDLYTAYAANDIRKTAYFTTSVYSKEKYNHITKYAGNGGPANVVPIKYLRSAEVLLNVAEAHYKTGNPAQALTLLDKLRKERYSSFTPGTESGQAILDAILKERRLELAFENDRWYTLKRLGLSVQRSGKGDLFDGTGTPAVKQTLAAGSSKWQWPIPITAIQANPNIKQNDDY from the coding sequence ATGAAAAAGAACATAATAAAAATAAGTTTAGTTGCACTAACGACATTTGTTTCGTTGACTTCTTGTGACAGAAATTTAGATCAAATCTCATCAATTAACGAAGATCAGGATCAGTCAATGACTAGAGCTGAATCATTCAGACAGGCTTTGGACGGTGCTTATACAGCATTTAAAGGGAGTGGTTATTATAACGGAGATACAGGTAGCCAGCTTATTATGGGAGACCTTACTACCGATAATTTAGTTCGTACAGCTTCAGGAAGAAATACTAATTTTGCAGCATCAAACTTCGAATTTTCTTCAGACAACTCACAAACAACGGGATTGTACAGTGCTGCTTATTTAGCTATCAGTAGAACAAACTTTGTATTGTCCTATATTAATAACGGAGTATTGTCAGGTACACAGAAAACAAATATAGAAGCTGAAGCAAGAGGACTTAGAGCTATTGCTCATTTTGATATTGTAAGAGCATATTCCCAAATCCCAACACAATCTGCAGAAGCTAAGAATAAGATTGGAATTTATTATTCAGAGAAATATTCTCCTTTAAACAATACAGCATCCAGAAACTTAACTGTTGAGCAAGTGTATGATAAAATTATTGCAGATCTTTTATTTGCAGCGGATAATATTACACAAAACGACGCGGATAAAGGAAGGTTGAGTAAAAGTGCAATCTATGGATTATTATCAAGGGTGAATCTTTATAAAGGAGATTATGCTAATACGATTAAATACGGAGAATTAGCATTAGGATTGTCACCTAGTATTACAGCGATAGATAACTTTACCAGAATATGGAAGGAAAACGAAGGATTATCCAGAATTACTGATGGTGTTTTATTTCAGTTATCAAATGCTGCGGCTGAGCCAAATAATACTGTAGGAGCAGCATACAACCAATCAGTACCTAGTCTTAGATCAGAGTTTGTTGTTGATTATGATTTATATACAGCTTATGCAGCAAATGATATCAGAAAAACAGCCTATTTCACTACTAGTGTATATAGTAAAGAAAAATACAATCACATAACAAAATATGCTGGTAATGGAGGGCCTGCTAATGTTGTACCTATTAAATATTTAAGGTCAGCTGAGGTATTATTAAACGTTGCTGAAGCACATTATAAAACAGGTAATCCTGCTCAGGCTCTTACTTTATTGGATAAATTAAGAAAGGAAAGATATTCTTCATTTACTCCTGGTACAGAATCAGGACAAGCTATTTTGGATGCTATCCTGAAAGAAAGAAGACTTGAGCTTGCATTTGAAAATGATAGATGGTATACTTTAAAGAGATTGGGTTTATCTGTTCAGAGATCAGGTAAAGGAGATCTTTTTGATGGTACTGGTACACCAGCTGTTAAGCAGACTCTTGCTGCAGGAAGCTCTAAATGGCAATGGCCAATTCCTATAACTGCAATTCAGGCAAATCCAAATATTAAACAAAACGACGATTATTAA
- a CDS encoding MerR family transcriptional regulator, with translation MSERISREELVKIYNIEITFFDDLVEYGLLHVQVENEVHYLMYEDLPDLEKFANWHYDLEINLPGLEVIHNMLKKLDALNKRNRELMNKLSAIKDQYEDI, from the coding sequence ATGAGTGAAAGAATATCACGCGAAGAACTCGTAAAAATATACAATATAGAAATCACTTTTTTTGATGACCTTGTAGAGTATGGGCTGCTACATGTGCAGGTAGAAAACGAAGTTCATTACTTGATGTATGAAGACTTACCTGACCTTGAAAAGTTTGCCAACTGGCATTATGACCTTGAAATAAATCTTCCGGGATTGGAAGTTATTCATAATATGCTGAAAAAACTGGACGCATTGAATAAAAGAAACAGAGAGCTGATGAATAAACTTTCTGCAATAAAGGATCAATATGAAGATATTTAG
- a CDS encoding aldehyde dehydrogenase, whose product MSTLTEPRSSTLLQRPEFKSRYDNYIYGKFTPPVKGQYFDVVSPVDGKTFTQVAHSSKEDLELAVDAAEKAFQTWKNTSSTERSIILNKIADRIEQNLEYLATVETIDNGKAVRETLAADMPLAIDHFRYFASVIRAEEGSHNELDKDTVSLIVHEPLGVIAQIIPWNFPILMAVWKLAPALAAGNCVVLKPAESTPVSIMVLMELIGDLLPAGVINIVNGFGAELGRALVTNPKVAKAAFTGSTATGRLVMQYATENIIPVTLELGGKSPNVFFNSVMDADDEFLDKAIEGAVLFALNQGEICTCPSRLLVQEGIADAFIDRVIERVKAIKVGNPLDKTVMMGAQASQIQKDKILSYIQLGKDEGAEVLVGGDVNNLGEDLEDGFYIQPTIFKGNNRMRIFQEEIFGPVLAFTTFKDEEEAIKIANDTIYGLGAGVWTRDAHQLYNIPRQIQAGRVWVNQYHSYPAGAPFGGYKQSGIGRENHKMMLDHYRQTKNMLISYNKNKLGFF is encoded by the coding sequence ATGAGCACCCTTACAGAACCTAGATCCTCGACGCTCTTACAGCGTCCTGAATTTAAAAGCAGATATGATAATTATATTTACGGAAAATTTACACCACCCGTTAAAGGGCAGTATTTTGATGTAGTTTCTCCCGTTGACGGTAAAACTTTTACTCAGGTAGCACACTCATCTAAAGAAGATCTGGAACTGGCGGTGGACGCTGCAGAAAAAGCATTTCAGACCTGGAAAAATACTTCCTCTACAGAAAGAAGTATTATCCTCAATAAAATTGCAGATCGTATTGAGCAAAACTTAGAATATCTCGCTACCGTAGAAACGATTGATAACGGAAAAGCAGTAAGAGAAACATTAGCTGCAGATATGCCTTTAGCGATTGATCATTTCAGGTATTTTGCCTCTGTGATCCGTGCAGAAGAAGGATCTCATAACGAACTGGACAAGGATACCGTGTCTCTTATCGTACACGAACCGCTTGGAGTAATTGCACAAATCATTCCATGGAATTTTCCCATACTGATGGCTGTCTGGAAATTGGCCCCGGCTTTGGCTGCAGGAAACTGTGTTGTCTTGAAACCGGCAGAAAGTACTCCCGTTTCCATCATGGTGCTGATGGAGTTGATTGGTGATCTGTTGCCGGCAGGTGTGATAAATATTGTCAATGGTTTCGGAGCAGAACTGGGAAGAGCCCTGGTAACCAACCCGAAAGTGGCAAAAGCCGCATTCACAGGCTCTACAGCAACAGGACGTCTGGTCATGCAATATGCCACAGAAAATATTATTCCCGTAACCCTGGAGCTTGGTGGCAAATCGCCCAATGTTTTCTTCAACTCAGTGATGGATGCAGATGATGAATTTCTCGATAAAGCTATTGAAGGAGCTGTCTTATTTGCGTTGAATCAGGGTGAGATTTGTACATGTCCTTCAAGACTGTTGGTTCAGGAAGGTATTGCAGATGCCTTCATCGATAGAGTAATTGAAAGAGTCAAGGCGATCAAAGTTGGGAATCCGCTTGATAAAACAGTTATGATGGGCGCTCAGGCTTCACAGATTCAAAAAGATAAAATACTTTCCTACATCCAGTTAGGAAAAGACGAAGGAGCAGAAGTTCTTGTAGGAGGAGATGTCAACAATCTCGGAGAAGATCTGGAGGATGGGTTTTATATTCAGCCGACTATTTTCAAAGGAAACAACAGAATGAGAATCTTTCAGGAAGAAATCTTCGGTCCTGTGCTGGCATTTACCACCTTTAAAGACGAAGAGGAAGCAATAAAAATTGCCAACGATACCATTTACGGATTAGGAGCTGGAGTATGGACCCGGGATGCCCATCAGTTGTACAATATTCCGCGTCAGATCCAGGCAGGAAGAGTTTGGGTAAACCAATACCATTCATATCCGGCAGGTGCCCCTTTCGGAGGCTATAAGCAATCCGGAATCGGTAGAGAGAATCATAAAATGATGCTGGATCATTATCGTCAGACCAAGAATATGTTGATCTCCTACAACAAAAATAAGTTAGGTTTCTTTTAA
- a CDS encoding AraC family transcriptional regulator — protein MNNNSKILLNTPELRKENQLLSLVENQTKFNLNNCEFSIYETHQTAFGVKLHFENIAFTAMLRGKKHMKLDNKTNYFDYFPGESILVAPGETMVIDFPESDETPTQCISLSLNPEFIEDSLNHLNYHLPKVDDDSQWNIQLDEYFLFNNKALASATNNIMRIAMDDNSQKDIMADFALKELLIRLMQTQARSMVEKNIVKNKSRIGFAVDYIRRNLHQKLSIESIAKLAYVSKSNFFKMFKDELGTSPNDFILQERISRAKELLAGQNSIKETAYQTGFSDTNYFTRVFKQWEGVTPKSYQNMKLIRK, from the coding sequence ATGAATAACAATAGTAAGATTTTATTAAATACTCCAGAATTACGTAAGGAGAACCAACTATTGAGTCTTGTTGAAAACCAGACAAAATTCAATCTAAACAATTGTGAATTCAGTATATATGAGACTCACCAAACTGCCTTTGGTGTGAAACTTCATTTTGAAAATATTGCTTTTACGGCTATGCTTCGCGGCAAGAAACATATGAAACTGGATAATAAAACTAATTATTTTGATTATTTTCCGGGAGAAAGCATTCTGGTCGCTCCGGGTGAAACGATGGTTATTGATTTCCCAGAATCTGATGAAACCCCTACACAATGTATTTCTCTAAGCCTGAATCCAGAGTTTATAGAGGATTCTCTTAATCATTTGAATTATCATCTTCCTAAAGTGGATGATGACTCCCAATGGAATATACAGCTGGATGAATATTTCCTTTTTAATAATAAGGCATTGGCATCCGCTACGAACAATATCATGAGAATTGCCATGGATGATAATTCCCAGAAGGATATCATGGCTGATTTTGCCCTAAAAGAGCTTTTAATTCGGCTTATGCAAACCCAGGCAAGAAGCATGGTAGAAAAGAATATTGTAAAAAATAAGTCAAGGATCGGTTTTGCCGTAGATTATATCAGAAGAAATCTGCACCAGAAACTCTCTATTGAAAGTATCGCCAAGCTGGCATATGTCAGCAAATCCAATTTCTTTAAAATGTTCAAGGATGAACTAGGAACTTCCCCGAATGATTTTATTCTTCAGGAAAGGATCAGTAGGGCAAAAGAACTATTGGCAGGTCAGAATTCCATTAAAGAAACGGCCTATCAGACAGGTTTTTCTGACACCAACTATTTTACGAGGGTATTTAAACAATGGGAGGGTGTTACTCCGAAAAGCTACCAGAACATGAAACTTATTCGTAAGTAA
- a CDS encoding YcxB family protein — MNEEKVITLKPDRKNFEEIYFSGNQGSLLFSPATKSKTITTLIAAAVLFIASLLKGYLSDDSVGILYFLSFIFLLCAIFLSVGVNKVSRWKKQVNQYLSMLENCKIYEIRFDRNFFTVNIDGEKETSEWTDFEYCDANDEFISLEGKYSYMFPKKSMSGKDYDLLKKILKDRIRK, encoded by the coding sequence ATGAATGAGGAAAAGGTTATTACATTAAAACCTGACAGGAAGAATTTTGAAGAGATTTATTTTAGCGGAAATCAGGGGAGTTTACTTTTCTCACCTGCTACAAAATCTAAGACGATAACAACCCTTATTGCTGCAGCTGTTTTGTTTATTGCTTCCCTTTTAAAAGGATATCTAAGTGATGACAGTGTAGGAATTTTATACTTTTTAAGTTTTATATTCCTGCTTTGTGCTATTTTTTTGTCAGTAGGTGTTAATAAAGTTTCGAGATGGAAAAAACAGGTAAATCAGTACCTGAGTATGCTTGAGAATTGTAAAATCTATGAAATAAGGTTTGATCGGAACTTCTTCACAGTCAATATCGACGGTGAAAAAGAAACCAGTGAGTGGACTGACTTTGAATATTGTGATGCTAATGACGAATTCATTTCTCTTGAGGGAAAATATAGTTATATGTTTCCCAAAAAATCAATGAGCGGAAAAGACTATGATCTTCTGAAAAAAATACTGAAAGATCGTATCAGGAAATAG